Part of the bacterium genome, GTGGACCGCCAGTCCTATGAGACCTTTCTCGAAATCACCCGGCCGCGCCTGTTTGACTTGCCAGATGTTGAAGTACACGAAGCTCATGGTCAGCATATGGTAGGCTAGGAATGCGAACTGGTACTTCTCGTGTTCGTAGTTCGTCTGGAAGGCGTCCCATAGAAAGGCGACATAGTCCTGCTCGCCACGGTTCTTGTAGGAGAGCGGTAGGTAGTCCAGCAGCCTGGCAGCTTCCTCCATTACCTACCTGCCAGCCGGTGCCGGTTCCTTCTCGCCCCAGACGCGGGCGAGGGTGGCCTGTATTTTCTTCTCGAAGCGGGCGATCAGTTCGCGGTTGGCGGCGACCAGGGCCTGCTCGGCTTCGATTTCGGCGACGATGGCTTGCTGCGTGGTAAGAGGCGGGAGCCTCAGGGGAATTCTCTCTACGATGTCCTGATTGATCTTCGGCATGCTCCCCGCAGTGCCAACAGCGTTCCGCTTCAAGTACGCGCGCACTGGCTCGCTTTGCAGCGCGACTAACAGGTACTGAGGTAGGGTCTTCCGCTGGTCTGCCCGCACCCGAATCATAAGGTCGGGATATATGAAATCCTCCTCCTCGACATCGAATAGCGCGGCGGTGCCGACTAGCTCGGCGGTGTTGCCGCGCTGCAGGTAGATATCCCCCTTCCTGCAACGATAAGGAGAATCGAGCGGAATGTCCTCATCCAAGTACTTGCATTTGGTGAGGTCGAGTCTGCCAGACGTGGTAGCGCTGAGCGCCAGCACTTTGAGGTCGGTAGTGCGGTCAACCGGCTTTCCAGAGTAGCCGTTCTTCGGCTTCTCCTGAATGATCTCTCCTAACTCCACCATCGGCCAATCGGGCTCAATGGGAACATGGGGGCGATAGTTGTCGACGATGGCCCGGGCGCCGTCGATGATTCTCTGGTTGCTCTCGATCTCCGCCACGATTTCCTCCTGCACCTCCATCTGTGGCAGGGGAATAGTGATGCCAGTGAATTCGAGGCTTATCCCTCCAATGATGCCTTTGATGAACGGCCGGAGTTTGCGTTGGAAGGCTTCTGACCGGACGATGCAATAGAGGTAGTAGGGCTGAATAGTCTCTCTGGCCCGAAGAATGAACACATGCTCATTCACGGCTGAAGGCATGTCATGCGTGAAGAAGCCGGTCTTCCCAGTGGTCGCGCCGTCCTTGACGACGAGAACATCGCCGCTTCGAAGAACACCCTTTGTCATCCCGCGGAAGTGTTCTTCCGAGATGTACTTCATCTTGTTGAAGCGGATCTTTCCTTTCACGTCGATCTGCTCGCCACCTATGCTTGGGATGCCGGACTCAATGGCGCCGCCTTTCTGGCGCGAACCGCTCTCAATCTCGACAACAGTCAGAAGTGGAACCATCGGCCAGTGTGAAGTGTCAGCGCCGCCCTCCCGATACCGCTCGCCGCTTAGGTTGTAGTCGCCATTCGCGGCGATCTTCTCCTTTGTCACGATCAGGCCCAGTGGGGACTGGAAGTCCTTAACTGATTCGCCCGCGCGCAGGCGGCGCAGGTATTCGCCAATCTCGGCTTGGACCTGCGGCAGGTCATTCTTGTCAATCTCGCGGCGCTGGGCGCCGAGGCCGAAGCCGTCGTTCTCGACTTTGAAGAAGGCGATGGCATTGGTCTTCCTTGCCAACGACTTGTCGAGGATGAGGATTGAGGTCTTCACCCCTGAGTATGGGTTGAACACACCCGCCGGCAACGATACCACGGCGACAAGGTAGTTTTCCACGAGCATCTTCCGCAGGTCTTTGTAGGCGGTCTGACTTTGGAAGATGATACCCTCTGGCACGATGATGCCGGCGCGGCCGGTTGGCGTGAGGTGCTCGGCCATGTAGTCCACGAATAGCACTTCGCTGCGCTTGGACTGCACCGAGAAGCGATTATGCGGCTTGATGCCGCCTTTCGGCGACATGAATGGCGGATTGGCCAGAATGACGTCGGCGTACTCGTTCCACCGATCCTGGCTGGTGAGGGTGTCGTATTCATGGATGTGCGGGTCGGCGAAGCCGTGCAGGTAGAGGTTCACCAGCGACAGGCGCACCATGTCGGGCGAAATGTCGTAGCCCGTGAAGTTCTGCGCGAGGCGGCCCTTT contains:
- a CDS encoding N-6 DNA methylase, with the translated sequence MLDTETKRRIDTARDILVGKVPDPKSQVEQITIALIYKFMDDMDAESEEFGGERKFFAKEFARYGWAKLMRSGLGGHEILNLYAEAIAKMPENPGIPPLFRDIFKNAYLPYRDPETLRMFLKVIDEFAYDHSERLGDAFEYLLSVLGSQGDAGQFRTPRHIIDFIVEIIDPKKTETMLDPACGTAGFPISSYKHILRANTDAKGNSTLTPEEKGRLAQNFTGYDISPDMVRLSLVNLYLHGFADPHIHEYDTLTSQDRWNEYADVILANPPFMSPKGGIKPHNRFSVQSKRSEVLFVDYMAEHLTPTGRAGIIVPEGIIFQSQTAYKDLRKMLVENYLVAVVSLPAGVFNPYSGVKTSILILDKSLARKTNAIAFFKVENDGFGLGAQRREIDKNDLPQVQAEIGEYLRRLRAGESVKDFQSPLGLIVTKEKIAANGDYNLSGERYREGGADTSHWPMVPLLTVVEIESGSRQKGGAIESGIPSIGGEQIDVKGKIRFNKMKYISEEHFRGMTKGVLRSGDVLVVKDGATTGKTGFFTHDMPSAVNEHVFILRARETIQPYYLYCIVRSEAFQRKLRPFIKGIIGGISLEFTGITIPLPQMEVQEEIVAEIESNQRIIDGARAIVDNYRPHVPIEPDWPMVELGEIIQEKPKNGYSGKPVDRTTDLKVLALSATTSGRLDLTKCKYLDEDIPLDSPYRCRKGDIYLQRGNTAELVGTAALFDVEEEDFIYPDLMIRVRADQRKTLPQYLLVALQSEPVRAYLKRNAVGTAGSMPKINQDIVERIPLRLPPLTTQQAIVAEIEAEQALVAANRELIARFEKKIQATLARVWGEKEPAPAGR